In Synechococcus sp. RS9909, one genomic interval encodes:
- a CDS encoding adenosylcobinamide-GDP ribazoletransferase, whose product MASVPFWLCDLAGAWVFYSVLPAWPWLQPGFRRIARFAPWIGLVIGVLAGLLWLLLERLGWPPASRVLVVLGFEAWITGGLHHDGVMDTADGLAAGEGRRLAAMEDSRVGASGVMALLLALLLQGAALLTLVERAPASQAGLLLPGWLVAAAFWGRCAPLWALLRFPYLRAGGTAGFHRAQARGGWELLPAGLAVLLGLALALLLPQTRLLLWSVPMGLGASWWVACWLGRRLGGHTGDSYGACVVWTQALMLMLLALLPMPAPVGAA is encoded by the coding sequence ATGGCCTCCGTTCCGTTCTGGTTGTGCGATCTGGCTGGCGCCTGGGTGTTCTACAGCGTGCTGCCGGCCTGGCCCTGGCTTCAGCCGGGCTTCCGCCGCATCGCCCGTTTCGCGCCCTGGATCGGCTTGGTGATCGGTGTCCTCGCCGGGCTGCTCTGGCTGCTCCTGGAGCGGCTCGGCTGGCCCCCAGCGTCCCGGGTGTTGGTGGTGCTGGGGTTTGAGGCCTGGATCACCGGTGGCCTCCATCACGATGGGGTGATGGACACCGCCGACGGTCTGGCTGCCGGGGAGGGGCGCCGCCTGGCGGCAATGGAGGACAGTCGGGTGGGCGCCAGTGGTGTGATGGCGTTACTGCTGGCGCTTCTGCTCCAGGGCGCGGCTCTGTTGACGCTGGTGGAACGGGCGCCGGCATCGCAGGCGGGACTGCTGCTTCCCGGCTGGCTCGTGGCCGCTGCCTTCTGGGGCCGGTGTGCACCGCTCTGGGCCCTGTTGCGCTTTCCTTATCTCCGTGCCGGCGGAACCGCCGGCTTTCACCGGGCTCAGGCTCGGGGGGGATGGGAGCTGCTTCCAGCTGGATTGGCTGTGCTGCTCGGCCTGGCGCTGGCTTTGCTCCTTCCCCAGACTCGTCTGCTTCTCTGGAGTGTGCCCATGGGCTTGGGGGCGAGCTGGTGGGTGGCGTGTTGGCTGGGGCGACGCCTCGGCGGTCACACCGGTGACAGCTATGGCGCCTGTGTGGTGTGGACGCAGGCCCTCATGCTGATGCTGCTGGCCCTTCTGCCGATGCCGGCGCCGGTTGGGGCAGCCTGA
- a CDS encoding sensor histidine kinase KdpD encodes MLLSEPFLALAQQQLSSFEGEAAMARLVLYVAQGSQGADPRLDAVQQWPRVEGQLPPVESDPALRTPTAERRWYPLRQGDLLLGALRAERHANDDWDPRLDRRLQACAAALAQSLSLDLERRRLLDQLEAQREQLHLLVHQLRNPLAALRTYAQLLLRRLDPDSRHRPLVQHLLEEQAQLDHYISSLDRIGKDTPVIADGGHQALLLPPGLPGRAGVNLKDLLLPLTERAAATAALQGRRWLGPDDWPGWSAIQRAPEDQVVAEIIANLLENAFRYSPANAPLGLLLGDDWICVWDGGPAIAAAERERIFQQGVRGQRSQDRPGSGIGLALARRLAEERSGSLRLCCSPRQLDPSLPEEGNAFVLRLPQPAPASAEGPAASA; translated from the coding sequence ATGCTTCTCTCCGAACCGTTTCTGGCTCTTGCCCAGCAGCAGCTGAGCAGTTTTGAAGGGGAAGCCGCCATGGCGCGACTGGTGCTGTATGTGGCCCAGGGCAGCCAGGGGGCGGATCCCCGCCTCGACGCTGTGCAGCAATGGCCCAGGGTCGAGGGGCAGCTCCCGCCGGTGGAGTCGGATCCAGCCCTGCGCACGCCGACCGCAGAGCGGCGCTGGTATCCGCTGCGCCAGGGCGATCTTCTGCTCGGAGCCCTGCGGGCCGAACGCCATGCCAACGACGACTGGGACCCACGCCTGGACCGGCGCCTTCAGGCCTGTGCCGCAGCCCTGGCCCAGAGCCTGAGCCTCGACCTGGAACGCCGGCGCCTGCTCGACCAGCTCGAAGCGCAACGGGAGCAGCTGCATCTGCTGGTGCATCAGCTCCGAAATCCTCTGGCGGCGCTGCGCACCTACGCCCAGCTGCTGCTCAGACGCCTCGACCCTGACAGCCGCCATCGCCCCTTGGTGCAACACCTTCTTGAGGAGCAGGCGCAGCTGGATCACTACATCAGCAGCCTCGACCGCATCGGCAAGGACACGCCAGTGATCGCCGACGGGGGCCATCAGGCCCTGCTGCTCCCCCCGGGGCTCCCCGGTCGGGCCGGGGTGAACCTGAAAGACCTGCTGCTGCCCCTGACCGAGCGGGCCGCCGCCACGGCGGCACTCCAGGGGCGGCGCTGGTTGGGCCCGGACGACTGGCCCGGCTGGAGTGCGATCCAGCGTGCACCGGAGGATCAGGTGGTGGCGGAAATCATCGCCAACCTGCTGGAGAACGCCTTCCGCTACAGCCCAGCCAACGCGCCGCTTGGACTGCTGCTGGGCGATGACTGGATCTGCGTTTGGGATGGAGGGCCCGCCATCGCCGCCGCCGAACGGGAGCGGATCTTCCAGCAGGGCGTGCGGGGACAGCGCAGTCAGGACCGACCCGGTAGCGGCATCGGGCTGGCGCTGGCCCGGCGTTTGGCTGAGGAGCGCAGCGGCAGCCTCCGGCTCTGCTGCAGCCCTCGGCAGCTGGATCCCTCTCTGCCGGAGGAGGGCAATGCCTTCGTGCTCAGGCTGCCCCAACCGGCGCCGGCATCGGCAGAAGGGCCAGCAGCATCAGCATGA
- a CDS encoding DUF3155 domain-containing protein: protein MSKKRKRISRRRLAGQRVLAHVPTYNLETGEHKPVTAGRRFIAENGITPPALLKVRRNEHTTDHFFWGEKGLFSAQYAEENHFLFPSLRCIVDRIGEDTLFEGLELVADDWEEMEEYEYAFV, encoded by the coding sequence ATGTCCAAAAAGCGCAAGCGGATCAGCCGCCGCCGTCTCGCCGGTCAGCGTGTGCTTGCCCACGTGCCCACCTACAACCTCGAAACGGGCGAGCACAAACCGGTCACTGCCGGTCGTCGCTTCATTGCCGAAAACGGCATCACGCCACCGGCTCTGCTCAAGGTTCGCCGCAACGAGCACACCACCGACCATTTCTTCTGGGGTGAAAAGGGGCTGTTCAGCGCCCAGTACGCCGAAGAGAACCACTTCCTGTTCCCCTCCTTGCGTTGCATTGTCGACCGCATCGGTGAAGACACCCTGTTTGAGGGGCTGGAGCTTGTCGCCGACGATTGGGAGGAAATGGAGGAATACGAATACGCCTTCGTCTGA
- a CDS encoding alpha/beta hydrolase, whose protein sequence is MPAVMTDDQLLRSIPGARHRLVLLHGWGADAEDLLPLGEALTADLPKPVELVALRAPELHPQGIGRQWYGLFPADWSAVPAACQELSQRLQSLSDRDRPLERTVVLGFSQGAAMALASGCGLPLAGLIACSGYPHPGWTPPQGRPPILLVHGTRDEVVPFSASETLQCLLNGDASSPRAELQASEEGHTIAAASLPAIQAALSRWWS, encoded by the coding sequence ATGCCCGCAGTCATGACCGACGACCAGCTGCTGCGCTCCATTCCTGGAGCCCGACATCGATTGGTGCTCCTTCATGGTTGGGGTGCTGATGCGGAGGACCTGCTGCCGCTCGGGGAAGCACTCACGGCCGATCTGCCCAAGCCGGTGGAGCTGGTGGCACTGCGAGCTCCGGAGCTGCATCCGCAGGGCATTGGACGGCAGTGGTATGGGCTCTTCCCAGCGGATTGGAGCGCAGTACCCGCGGCATGTCAGGAGCTGAGCCAACGCCTTCAATCGCTCAGCGATCGGGATCGTCCCCTGGAGAGAACGGTGGTGCTCGGGTTTTCCCAGGGAGCTGCCATGGCTCTAGCGAGCGGTTGCGGCCTGCCACTGGCGGGATTGATCGCCTGCAGTGGCTATCCCCACCCCGGCTGGACACCACCACAAGGGCGTCCACCCATTCTTCTGGTGCACGGGACACGGGATGAGGTCGTGCCCTTCAGTGCCAGCGAAACGCTGCAGTGCCTGCTCAACGGAGACGCATCGTCTCCGAGAGCGGAACTGCAGGCGTCAGAGGAGGGTCACACGATCGCGGCGGCATCGCTTCCCGCGATCCAGGCGGCCCTCAGCCGCTGGTGGAGCTGA
- the purH gene encoding bifunctional phosphoribosylaminoimidazolecarboxamide formyltransferase/IMP cyclohydrolase, with amino-acid sequence MAPTALLSVSDKRGLVTLAEALHRRHGFRLLSSGGTAAVLEQAGCPVTRVADHTGAPEILGGRVKTLHPRIHGGILAKRGDPNHDADLAAQQIDRIDLVVVNLYPFRETVADPDVTWDTAIETIDIGGPTMVRSAAKNHADVAVLTSPEQYDRVIAALDRPGGIDAGLRRRLALEAFAHTAAYDTAISNWMNDRMRRAENATGSQEGDDDEAAALPWLEAVPLRQRLRYGENPHQQASWYSSPRGGWGGALQLQGKELSTNNLLDLEAALATVREFGYGSDGRHPAQQPAAVVVKHTNPCGVAVADAVAAALTRALDADRVSAFGGIVALNGVVEAAAARELTGLFLECVVAPGYTAEARHILAAKANLRLLELAPAAIDAAGHAHVRSILGGLLVQDLDDQPIDPASWTVATQRPPTAQEQADLRFAWQLVRHVRSNAIVVARAGQSLGVGAGQMNRVGSARLALEAAGDQARGAVLASDGFFPFDDTVRLAASHGITAVIHPGGSLRDADSIKACDELGLAMLLTGRRHFLH; translated from the coding sequence ATGGCACCCACCGCCCTGTTGAGCGTGTCCGACAAGCGTGGGCTGGTGACCCTGGCGGAGGCCCTGCATCGCCGTCATGGCTTCCGGCTGCTCTCCAGCGGAGGCACCGCAGCGGTGCTCGAGCAGGCCGGTTGTCCTGTGACTCGGGTGGCGGATCACACCGGAGCACCGGAGATTCTGGGTGGCCGGGTGAAAACACTGCACCCCCGCATTCATGGCGGCATCCTGGCGAAGCGGGGCGATCCCAACCACGACGCCGACCTGGCGGCGCAGCAGATCGATCGGATCGATCTGGTGGTGGTGAACCTGTATCCCTTCCGCGAAACGGTGGCCGATCCAGACGTGACCTGGGACACGGCGATCGAAACCATTGATATCGGTGGGCCCACCATGGTGCGCTCGGCTGCCAAAAACCATGCCGATGTGGCGGTGCTCACCAGCCCTGAGCAATACGACAGGGTGATCGCAGCCCTCGACCGCCCCGGTGGGATCGATGCCGGCTTGCGTCGCCGGCTTGCGCTCGAGGCGTTTGCCCATACCGCCGCCTACGACACCGCCATCAGCAACTGGATGAACGACCGGATGCGGAGGGCCGAGAACGCCACTGGGTCACAGGAGGGCGATGACGACGAGGCTGCTGCGCTGCCCTGGCTGGAAGCCGTTCCCCTGCGTCAGCGCCTGCGCTACGGCGAAAACCCCCATCAGCAGGCCAGTTGGTACAGCAGCCCCCGCGGCGGTTGGGGGGGTGCCCTGCAACTGCAGGGCAAGGAGCTCAGCACCAACAACCTGCTCGATCTGGAGGCGGCCCTCGCCACCGTGCGCGAGTTCGGTTACGGCAGCGACGGGCGTCACCCCGCCCAGCAACCTGCCGCCGTGGTGGTGAAGCACACCAATCCCTGCGGTGTGGCCGTCGCCGATGCGGTGGCGGCGGCGCTCACCCGGGCTCTGGATGCGGATCGGGTGAGTGCTTTCGGCGGCATCGTTGCCCTCAACGGCGTGGTGGAGGCGGCGGCGGCCAGGGAACTCACCGGCTTGTTCCTGGAGTGCGTGGTGGCCCCGGGCTACACCGCGGAGGCGCGCCACATCCTGGCGGCGAAAGCCAACCTGCGCCTGCTGGAACTGGCACCCGCGGCCATCGACGCTGCCGGCCATGCGCATGTGCGCAGCATCCTCGGCGGGTTGTTGGTGCAGGACCTCGATGATCAGCCGATCGATCCCGCCAGCTGGACCGTGGCGACGCAACGTCCGCCCACGGCCCAGGAGCAGGCGGATCTGCGCTTCGCCTGGCAGTTGGTGCGCCACGTGCGTTCGAACGCGATTGTGGTGGCCAGGGCTGGACAGAGTCTGGGGGTGGGGGCCGGCCAGATGAACCGGGTCGGTTCCGCTCGCCTGGCGCTCGAGGCGGCCGGGGATCAGGCCCGGGGGGCGGTGCTGGCCAGCGATGGCTTTTTCCCCTTCGACGACACGGTGCGCCTGGCCGCGAGCCATGGCATCACCGCAGTGATTCACCCCGGCGGCAGCCTGCGCGATGCCGATTCAATCAAGGCCTGCGATGAACTCGGTCTGGCGATGCTGCTCACCGGCCGCCGTCATTTCTTGCATTGA
- a CDS encoding DUF4079 domain-containing protein: protein MTLAALPFAANFLHPLMMWALLAGGGYALYLGVQAKKVRTGTPEERKALIPGKFAQRHYLWGSVLLVVMVFGTLGGMAVTYLNNGKLFVSPHLIVGLAMTGLIAAAAALSPLMQQGNLLARKAHVGLNMGVLTLFLWQAVTGMQIVNKIWANR, encoded by the coding sequence ATGACCCTCGCTGCCCTTCCCTTCGCTGCGAATTTCCTGCATCCGCTGATGATGTGGGCGCTGCTTGCCGGCGGTGGCTACGCCCTTTATCTGGGTGTGCAGGCGAAGAAGGTTCGCACCGGCACGCCGGAGGAACGCAAAGCCCTGATTCCCGGCAAATTCGCTCAGCGTCACTATCTCTGGGGGAGCGTGCTGCTGGTGGTGATGGTGTTCGGCACCCTGGGCGGGATGGCCGTCACCTACCTCAACAACGGCAAGCTGTTTGTCAGCCCTCACCTGATCGTCGGCCTGGCGATGACGGGTCTGATCGCCGCCGCTGCCGCTCTTTCACCGCTGATGCAGCAGGGTAATCTGCTGGCGCGTAAGGCCCATGTGGGCCTCAACATGGGGGTGCTGACCCTGTTCCTGTGGCAGGCCGTGACCGGCATGCAGATCGTGAACAAGATCTGGGCGAACCGCTGA
- a CDS encoding DUF1997 domain-containing protein, which yields MLLLTRTPAETLRHSDDPQVRCYRSQFADRMEMLAPRHQVAAYLDCHEGWFRRCAAPMDVDPIDAQAYALTLGRFGNFGFEVEPMIGLRLLPQHQGTYAIVTVPIPDADPGLTTLYDVNFQAELSLDEDPHQDAVAEATNVSWSLDLSVWIRLPKVITMLPEQLVQSSGDHLLRQIVRQISRKLTWKVQEDFHASHGLICPPRRRAAF from the coding sequence GTGCTGCTCTTGACGAGAACTCCGGCCGAAACCCTGCGCCACAGCGACGATCCCCAGGTGCGCTGCTACCGCAGCCAATTCGCTGACCGCATGGAGATGCTGGCCCCGCGCCACCAGGTCGCGGCCTATCTCGATTGCCACGAAGGCTGGTTCCGTCGCTGCGCCGCGCCGATGGACGTGGACCCGATCGATGCCCAGGCCTATGCCTTGACGCTCGGCCGCTTCGGGAATTTCGGCTTCGAGGTTGAACCGATGATCGGCTTGCGCCTGTTGCCGCAGCACCAGGGCACCTATGCGATTGTGACCGTGCCCATTCCGGATGCTGACCCGGGGCTGACAACGCTCTACGACGTGAACTTCCAGGCCGAACTGAGCCTGGACGAGGATCCACATCAGGACGCCGTGGCGGAAGCCACCAACGTGAGCTGGAGCCTGGATCTCTCGGTGTGGATCCGGCTGCCGAAAGTCATCACCATGCTGCCGGAGCAGCTGGTGCAATCGAGCGGCGATCACCTGCTCAGGCAGATCGTGCGCCAGATCTCACGCAAGCTCACCTGGAAGGTGCAGGAAGATTTTCACGCCAGCCATGGCTTGATCTGCCCGCCGAGGCGACGGGCCGCTTTCTGA
- a CDS encoding 4-hydroxy-3-methylbut-2-enyl diphosphate reductase → MDTHAFKRSLHHSDRYNRRGFGRAEEVAGSLEQAYQSGLIGSIRDNDYRLTQGRLTVRLAEAFGFCWGVERAVAMAYETRRHYPSERLWITNEIIHNPSVNDHLREMDVRFIPVDQGVKDFSDVASGDVVILPAFGATVQEMQLLNERGCHIVDTTCPWVSKVWTTVEKHKKHAFTSIIHGKVKHEETLATSSFAGTYLVVLDLEEARLVSDYILGQGDREAFMARFARACSPGFDPDRDLERLGVANQTTMLKSETEEIGRLFERTMLSKYGPTRLNEHFLAFNTICDATQERQDAMFSLVDEPLDLMVVIGGYNSSNTTHLQEIAISRGIRSFHIDTPERIDPDNSIEHKPLGGDLVHETDFLPPGPVTVGITSGASTPDRAVEQVIQRLIALSES, encoded by the coding sequence ATGGATACCCACGCCTTCAAGCGCTCGCTGCATCACTCCGATCGTTACAATCGCCGTGGCTTCGGACGGGCCGAGGAGGTGGCCGGCAGCCTGGAGCAGGCCTATCAGAGCGGCCTGATCGGCTCGATTCGCGACAACGACTACCGGCTGACGCAAGGCCGTCTCACGGTGCGGCTGGCCGAGGCCTTTGGCTTCTGCTGGGGAGTGGAACGGGCGGTGGCGATGGCCTACGAAACCCGGCGCCACTATCCGAGTGAACGGCTGTGGATCACCAACGAGATCATCCACAACCCCTCGGTGAACGACCACCTACGCGAGATGGATGTGCGGTTCATCCCCGTGGATCAGGGGGTGAAGGACTTTTCCGACGTGGCCTCCGGCGATGTGGTGATCCTGCCGGCCTTCGGTGCCACCGTGCAGGAAATGCAACTGCTCAATGAGCGTGGCTGCCACATCGTGGACACCACCTGCCCCTGGGTCTCCAAGGTGTGGACCACGGTGGAGAAGCACAAGAAGCATGCGTTCACCTCAATCATTCACGGCAAGGTGAAGCACGAGGAAACGCTTGCCACCAGCTCCTTCGCCGGCACCTATCTGGTGGTGCTGGATCTGGAGGAAGCGCGCCTGGTGTCGGACTACATCCTCGGTCAGGGGGATCGGGAGGCCTTCATGGCCCGCTTCGCCCGGGCCTGCTCCCCCGGCTTCGATCCCGATCGCGATCTCGAGCGGCTGGGCGTGGCCAACCAGACGACCATGCTCAAAAGCGAAACTGAAGAAATCGGTCGTCTGTTCGAGCGCACCATGCTCAGCAAATACGGACCGACCCGACTGAATGAGCACTTCCTCGCCTTCAACACCATCTGCGATGCCACCCAGGAGCGGCAGGATGCCATGTTCTCCCTGGTGGATGAGCCTCTTGACCTGATGGTGGTCATCGGGGGCTACAACTCCTCCAACACCACCCACCTGCAGGAGATCGCCATCAGCCGCGGCATCCGCTCCTTCCATATCGACACGCCGGAACGGATCGATCCCGATAACAGCATCGAGCACAAACCCCTGGGAGGCGATCTGGTGCACGAGACGGATTTTCTGCCGCCCGGACCGGTCACCGTGGGCATCACCTCCGGAGCCTCCACACCAGACCGGGCCGTGGAGCAGGTGATTCAGCGTCTGATCGCCTTGAGCGAAAGCTGA
- a CDS encoding ammonium transporter, translating to MTTALHSPARRGKTRLQDASLLDGPMLLLRSIRGFKSNRSLMWLACVPVALFGLGLFNLSAHAAEMPELNAAFLANNLWLLVATILVIFMNAGFAMVEAGMCRQKNAVNILAKNLFVFALAVTAYWFIGYSLMYGDPVAAGWLYFSGLFFDPTVTPELIAEGGLVPSVDFLFQAAFAGTAATIVSGLVAERVKFGEFVIFALVLTAVIYPISGSWQWNGGWLSELGFIDFAGSSIVHSVGAWAGLVGAMLLGPRIGKFVDGKPQALPGHNMAIATLGALILWIGWYGFNPGSELAMDQYVAYVAVTTTLAAAGGAIGATVVSTMTSGKPDLTMIINGILAGLVSITAGCGNMTLVGSWVTGAIGGIIVVFAVAAIDAAQIDDPVGAFSVHGVCGIWGTLVIGLWGVDGMDTGAAGIGLFNGGGISQLGVQALGCAAYAIWTLITCWIAWSIIGGIFGGIRVTEKEEIEGLDIGEHGMEAYPDFASASN from the coding sequence ATGACAACTGCTCTGCACTCGCCTGCAAGGCGGGGCAAGACACGCCTCCAGGACGCCAGTCTTCTGGATGGCCCCATGCTCCTCTTGCGCAGCATTCGCGGCTTCAAGTCGAATCGTTCCCTGATGTGGCTGGCCTGCGTGCCTGTCGCCCTCTTCGGTCTCGGTCTGTTCAACCTCTCGGCCCATGCCGCCGAGATGCCCGAGCTGAATGCCGCTTTCCTGGCCAACAACCTCTGGTTGCTGGTGGCCACGATCCTGGTGATCTTCATGAACGCCGGTTTCGCCATGGTCGAAGCCGGGATGTGCCGCCAGAAAAATGCGGTGAATATTCTCGCCAAGAACCTGTTTGTGTTCGCCCTGGCGGTGACCGCCTACTGGTTCATCGGTTACTCGCTGATGTATGGCGATCCGGTGGCCGCAGGCTGGCTCTACTTCAGCGGCCTGTTCTTTGACCCCACCGTCACACCGGAACTGATCGCTGAGGGTGGTTTGGTGCCCTCGGTTGACTTCCTCTTCCAGGCGGCGTTCGCAGGCACTGCGGCCACGATCGTGTCGGGCCTTGTCGCTGAGCGCGTCAAGTTCGGTGAATTCGTGATCTTCGCCCTGGTGCTCACGGCTGTGATCTATCCGATCTCCGGGTCGTGGCAGTGGAATGGTGGCTGGCTGAGTGAGCTGGGCTTCATCGACTTCGCTGGTTCCTCGATCGTGCACTCCGTGGGTGCTTGGGCCGGTTTGGTCGGCGCCATGCTGCTCGGACCTCGCATCGGCAAATTCGTCGATGGCAAGCCTCAGGCACTCCCCGGGCACAACATGGCCATCGCCACCCTCGGCGCTCTGATCCTGTGGATCGGCTGGTATGGCTTCAACCCTGGCTCCGAGCTGGCCATGGATCAATACGTGGCCTACGTGGCTGTGACCACCACCCTGGCCGCTGCGGGCGGCGCCATTGGGGCCACTGTGGTGTCCACCATGACCTCCGGCAAGCCTGACCTGACGATGATCATCAACGGCATTCTCGCTGGCCTGGTGAGCATCACAGCCGGTTGCGGCAACATGACCCTGGTGGGGTCCTGGGTGACCGGTGCGATCGGTGGCATCATCGTCGTGTTCGCCGTTGCGGCGATCGATGCAGCTCAGATCGATGATCCGGTGGGTGCCTTTTCCGTGCACGGCGTCTGCGGCATCTGGGGCACCCTCGTGATCGGCCTCTGGGGCGTGGACGGCATGGATACCGGTGCTGCTGGCATCGGCCTCTTCAACGGTGGTGGCATTTCCCAGCTGGGCGTTCAGGCTCTGGGCTGCGCGGCCTATGCGATCTGGACGCTGATCACCTGCTGGATCGCCTGGTCGATCATCGGTGGCATCTTCGGTGGCATCCGGGTCACCGAAAAAGAAGAGATCGAAGGTCTCGACATCGGGGAGCACGGCATGGAGGCCTATCCGGATTTCGCCTCAGCCAGCAACTGA
- the sfsA gene encoding DNA/RNA nuclease SfsA encodes MPGHPLLAFEPLQEGVLLKRYKRFLADVRLDDGREVTAHCANTGPMTGVLHSGGRVRLRHAPSPTRKLAWTWEQAEVPGADGTPCWVGINTALPNRLIRAAIEAGCLEEQLGPIATIRGEVPYGKDRRSRIDLLLSPAAQVSDPRAIYVEVKNTTWSEGHLALFPDTVTERGQKHLEELRALLPDARAVLVPCLSRPDVTAFAPGDSADPRYGELFREALSAGVEVLPCAFRFEADHILWDGLRPVLTHQSAIR; translated from the coding sequence ATGCCCGGCCATCCGCTTCTCGCCTTCGAACCCCTGCAGGAGGGCGTGCTGCTCAAGCGCTACAAACGCTTCCTGGCCGATGTTCGCCTCGATGACGGCCGTGAGGTGACCGCCCACTGCGCCAACACCGGACCGATGACCGGCGTGCTGCACTCCGGAGGCAGGGTCCGGCTGCGCCATGCCCCCTCTCCGACCCGCAAGCTCGCCTGGACCTGGGAGCAGGCGGAGGTGCCCGGGGCCGATGGCACCCCCTGCTGGGTGGGCATCAACACCGCCCTGCCGAATCGCCTGATCCGGGCCGCGATCGAAGCCGGCTGTCTGGAGGAGCAGCTGGGGCCGATCGCCACCATCCGGGGCGAAGTGCCCTACGGCAAAGACCGCCGCAGCCGCATCGATCTGCTGCTCTCACCGGCTGCGCAGGTAAGCGACCCCAGAGCGATCTATGTGGAAGTGAAGAACACCACCTGGAGCGAGGGCCATCTTGCTTTGTTCCCAGACACGGTCACCGAACGGGGGCAGAAGCACCTGGAGGAGCTGCGTGCCCTGCTGCCGGACGCCAGGGCCGTGCTGGTGCCCTGCCTGAGCCGACCGGATGTGACCGCCTTCGCTCCGGGCGACAGCGCCGATCCCCGCTACGGCGAGCTCTTCCGGGAGGCCCTGAGCGCCGGCGTTGAGGTACTGCCCTGCGCCTTCCGCTTCGAGGCCGATCACATCCTCTGGGATGGCCTCAGGCCGGTGCTGACCCACCAATCGGCGATTCGGTAA